GTACCGCCACTCCGGCTACCCGGGTGGTCTGCGCTCCGTGCGCTACGACGACCTGCTGGCCAACAACCCCGAGAAGGCCGTCGAGAAGGCCGTCAAGGGCATGCTCCCCAAGAACACGCTGGGCCGTCAGATGCTCTCGAAGCTGAAGGTCTACAAGGGTGACCAGCACCCGCACGGCGCGCAGCAGCCTGTGCCGTTCGAGATCACCCAGGTCGCGCAGTAATTCCGGCCACACCGCCCCAAGCTGAAGAGAATCTGAGGAGAACCGTGGCCGAGACCACTGCCGAGCAGCCGCTCGAAGAGACCGAGCTCGTCGACATCGACAGCTACACCACCGAGTCCGAGGTCCCCGTCGAGGGTGAGTACACCTCGGAGTCCCTGGCCTCCCGCTTCGGCGACCCGCAGCCGGCCGCCGGCCTGGGCCGTCGTAAGAACGCCATCGCCCGCGTCCGGATCGTCCCGGGCACCGGCAAGTGGAAGATCAACGGTCGCACCCTCGAGGACTACCTCCCGAACAAGGTGCACCAGCAGGAAGTCAACGAGCCGTTCAAGGTCCTCGAGCTCGAGGGTCGCTACGACGTCGTCGCCCGCATCTCCGGCGGCGGTGTCTCCGGTCAGGCCGGTGCGCTCCGTCTCGGTGTCGCCCGCGCGCTGAACGAGGCCGACGTCGACAACAACCGTCCGGCCCTGAAGAAGGCCGGCTTCCTCAAGCGCGACGACCGTGCGGTCGAGCGCAAGAAGGCCGGTCTCAAGAAGGCCCGCAAGGCCCCGCAGTACAGCAAGCGCTAAGCTTCGCTGCCTGCTCGTACGTATCCGGAGCGAGTTTTCGGTTCGCTCCCGCGTACTCCGAACGCCCCGGCGGCACGCCATTGTGCCGCCGGGGCGTTCGTTTTCTCTCATTCGTGGGCGTATAACGGCACAAGGTGCTCAAAGGCTTGTGTGATCGGATGTTCGGGGCATCAAATGCCTGAATGCGGGAGCCGCCGCCGATGATTCGACTGATTCGACGCGCCCGCGCGGCTTTTGAAACTGACGCTTCCTCAGGAGGACAAGTGGGACGACTCTTCGGCACGGACGGCGTGCGCGGTGTCGCCAACGCGGATCTGACGGCCGAGATGGCGCTCGGTCTCTCCGTCGCGGCGGCGCACGTGCTGGCCGAGGCGGGCACCTTCGAGGGCCACCGGCCGGTGGCCGTCGTGGGGCGGGACCCGCGTGCGTCCGGGGAGTTCCTGGAGGCCGCCGTCGTGGCGGGCCTGGCGAGTGCGGGCGTGGACGTGCTGAAGGTCGGCGTCCTGCCCACCCCGGCCGTGGCGTATCTCACCGGTGTCCTGGGCGCCGACCTCGGCGTGATGCTCTCCGCCAGCCACAACGCCATGCCGGACAACGGCGTCAAGTTCTTCGCCCGCGGCGGCCACAAGCTCGCCGACGACCTCGAGGACCGGATCGAGTCCGTCTACGAGGAGCACCGCACCGGCGCTCCCTGGGACCGGCCGACCGGCTCGGGCGTGGGCCGGGTGCGCTCGTACAACGAGGGGTTCGACCGTTACGTCGCCCACCTCATCGCCGTACTCCCCAACCGGCTCGACGGGCTGAAGATCGTCCTCGACGAGGCGCACGGCGCCGCGGCGCGGGTGTCGCCGGAGGCGTTCACACGGGCCGGGGCCGAGATCGTCACGATCGGGGCCGAGCCGGACGGGCTCAACATCAACGACGGGTGCGGGTCGACGCATCTGGGCCTGCTCAAGGCCGCCGTCATCGAGCACGGCGCCGACTTCGGCATCGCGCACGACGGCGACGCCGACCGCGCCCTGGCCGTGGACCACACCGGCGAGGAGATCGACGGCGACCAGATCCTGGCCGTGCTCGCCCTGGCGATGCGGGAGCGGGGCGCTCTGCGGTCGGACACCGTTGTCGCCACTGTCATGTCCAACCTCGGCTTCAAGCTGGCCATGGAACGCGAGGGGATCCAGCTGGTGCAGGCCGCCGTCGGCGACCGGTATGTGCTGGAGGAGATGAAGGAGCACGGGTACGCGCTGGGCGGTGAGCAGTCCGGGCATGTGATCATCCTTGATCACGCGACCACGGGGGACGGCACGTTGACCGGGCTCATGCTGGCGGCGCGCGTCGCTGAGAGCGGGCGGTCGCTTCGGGAGCTGGCGTCCGTGATGGAGCGGTTGCCTCAGGTGCTGGTGAATGTGCCGGATGTCGACCGGTCCCGGGTCGGGGACTCGGCGGAGCTTGCTGCTGCCGTCTCCGAGGCTGAGCGGGAACTCGGTGCGACCGGGCGGGTGTTGCTTCGGCCTTCCGGGACCGAGCCGTTGGTGCGGGTGATGGTCGAGGCTGCCGACATCGATCAGGCTCGGTCTGTGGCCGGGCGGTTGGCCGATGTCGTGAAGTCGGCGTTGGGTTAAGCGGCGGGGCGGGTTCGGGGTGGGGGGTTCTGCGCGGTGCGGGCTGACGGTGCGTTGTGGCTGGTCGCGCGCACGCGGCGGAGCCGCACATCGACAGAGCCCCGCGCCCCTGAAAGCAAAAGCACTCCCGCTGCCCGCTAACCGGAATGGGTCCGCAACCGTTGCCGTGACCAGAAGTACTTCTGGGCCAGCAAAGTCAGGGTTCCCGCCAGGATGATGCCCAGGAGGTTCAGCAGGAGTTGTTCTGTCGAGCCCCAGGTCTGTTCGGTGTCGCCGTAGCTGAGGGCTACTGCCGCGTTCGCGGCTGCGGGGACTGTGGTGACCGAGATGGCCACGCCTACCAGGGCGCCTGACTTGGCGGAGGTCAGGGAGAGGGTGCCTGCCGCTCCGGCGAGGACGGCGACGATGAAGGAGAAGGCGTCGGGGGCGTAGACGAAGCCCGTCTGGGGGCGGGCGGCGTCCAGTTGGTCCTGGCTGAACAGGTCCAGGGCGTCCATGAAGAGGCTGAAGCCGACCGTCACCGCCATCGCCGCCGCGAAGCCGACCAGCAGGGCGATCAGGGAGCGCAGGGCGAGGCGCGGGGCGCGTTGCACGATCGACGTCGAGATGCCGGCCAGCGGGCCGAACTCCGGGCCCACCGCCATCGCTCCCACGATCAGGACCGCGCTGTCGAGGACCACCCCGCAGGCCGCGATCATCGTGGCCAGCGTGATGAACGCGAGGTATGTGACGGAGAGCGTCGACTCCTCGTGGGTGGCGTCCGTCAGGTGCTCCCACAGGACCGCGTCGGCCCCTTCGCCGGGCGCCTCCGCCTCCGCCTTGTCGGCGCGCAGGGACAGCGACAGGTCGATGTTCTCCACGGCGATCGAGCCGCTCTTGTCCAGGCCCAACTCCTGGAGCGCGGTGAGGAGTTCGTCGCCCGCCTCGCGCGCCACATCGCACAGGACGACATCGCCGGCGGGGTTGCGGGCCGCCCCCGGCACCACCACGAGGTGGGCGGTGCCGACGGTCTTCTCGATCAGACGGACCACGTCGTCGGTCCGGTCCGACGGTGTGATCAGGCGCAGATGCAGCATGCGGGCAGGGTAGCCCGGAGGGCGGCGGGCGGGGCGGCCGTCACAGTTTGCGCAGACTGAGGCGCTGGACCTTGTGGTCCGGGCCCTTGCGGACGACCAGGGTGGCGCGGCCGCGGGTGGGGGCGATGTTCTCCACCAGGTTGGGCTTGTTGACGGTGCGCCACATCGTGCGGGCGTAGTCGAGGGATTCGGCTTCCGAGACCTGGGTGTACTTCCTGAAGTACGAGTTCGGGTTCTGGAAGGCCGTGGCGCGCAGCTTGCGGAAGCGGTTGAGGTACCACTGCTCGATGTCCTCGAGGCGGGCGTCGACGTACACGCTGAAGTCGAAGTAGTCGGCGAGGCCGACGCGGGTGCGGCCGTCCTGGCCGGGGAGCGCGGGCTGCAGGACGTTGAGGCCCTCGACGATCAGGATGTCGGGGCGGCGGACCGTGAGGCGCTGGTCGGGGACGATGTCGTAGATGAGGTGGGAGTAGACGGGGGCCGTCACCTCGTCCTTGCCGGCCTTGATGTCGGCGACGAAGCGGGTGAGGGCGCGGCGGTCGTAGGACTCGGGGAAACCTTTCCGCGACATCAGGCCGCGGGCCTCCAGTTCCCGGGTGGGGAGCAGGAAGCCGTCCGTGGTGACCAGTTCCACGCGGGGGTGCTCCGGCCAGCGGGAGAGCAGGGCCTGGAGGAGGCGGGCGACCGTGGACTTTCCCACGGCGACCGAGCCTGCCACCCCTATGACGAACGGGGTGCCCGCCTGGGAGCCCTGTTCGCCCAGGAAGGTGTTGAGGGCGCCGCGCAGACCGTCGGTGGCGCCGACGTAGAGGTTGAGGAGACGGGACAGCGGGAGGTAGATGTCGCGTACCTCGTCGAGGTCGATGACATCGCCCAGACCGCGCAGCTTCTCGACCTCCTCGGCCGTCAGCGGCAGCGGAGTCTTCTCGCGCAGAGCGCTCCACTCGCTTCGGGTGAGGTCGACGTAGGGAGTCGCCTCCGGCCTGTGCCGGTGGGCGCTCCGGGGCATCGGGGAGACCGGAGAGATCACAGTCCATTGTGAACGGAGTTTTAACGGGACGGCAGGTGGGGTCCGTCACGCCCGCTCGGCGGGTCGTACGGCCGTGGGAATTTCCGAAATCGGGCACGCGAAGGCTCTTTCGGGATGGACTTCGGCCGTAGGCTGCCGCGCATGTGCGGAATCGTGGGATACGTGGGGTCTCAGTCGGCGCTCGAGGTCGTCATGGCCGGGCTGAAGCGGCTGGAGTACCGGGGGTACGACTCGGCGGGCGTGGCGGTGCTCGCGGACGGCGGGCTCGCCGGTGCGAAGAAGGCCGGCAAGCTCGTCAATCTGGAGAAGGAGCTCGTCGAACGGCCGCTGCCGACCGGCTCGACGGGCATCGGGCACACCCGGTGGGCGACGCACGGCGGACCGACGGACGCCAACGCGCACCCGCATCTCGACAACGCGGGCCGGGTCGCCGTCGTCCACAACGGGATCATCGAGAACTTCGCCGCCCTGCGGGCCGAACTCGCCGAGCGCGGGCACGAGCTGACCTCGGAGACCGACACCGAGGTCGTCGCGCATCTGCTCGCCGAGGAGTCCTCGTCGGGCGCGGACCTGGCGGAGGCGATGCGGCTGGTGTGCCGACGGCTGGAAGGGGCGTTCACGCTGGTCGCGGTGCACGCCGACGAGCCGGACGTCGTCGTGGGCGCGCGGCGGAACTCGCCGCTGGTGGTGGGCGTCGGAGAGGGCGAGGCCTTTCTCGCCTCGGACGTCGCCGCGTTCATCGCCCACACGCGGTCGGCGATCGAGCTGGGCCAGGACCAGGTGGTGGAGCTGCGCCGGGACGGGGTGACGGTCACCGGCTTCGACGGGCGTCCGGCCGAGGTCCGGTCGTACCACGTCGACTGGGACGCGTCGGCCGCGGAGAAGGGGGGCTATGACTACTTCATGCTCAAGGAGATCGCCGAGCAGCCCAAGGCGGTCGCCGATACGTTGCTGGGGCGCATCGACGCGTCCGGCTCGCTGACGCTGGACGAGGTGCGGATCCCTTCGGGGGTGCTGCGGGAGATCGACAAGGTCGTCGTGGTGGCGTGCGGTACGGCCTTCCACGCCGGGCTGATCGCCAAGTACGCCATCGAGCACTGGACGCGGATCCCGTGCGAGGTGGAGCTGGCCAGCGAGTTCCGGTACCGGGATCCGATCCTGGACTCACGGTCGCTCGTCATCGCCATCTCGCAGTCCGGCGAGACCATGGACACGCTGATGGCGCTGCGGCATGCGCGGGAGCAGGGGTCCAAGGTGCTCGCCATCTGCAACACCAACGGGTCGACCATTCCTCGTGAGTCGGACGCGGTGCTGTACACGCATGCCGGGCCCGAGGTGGCGGTGGCGTCGACCAAGGCGTTCCTGACGCAGCTGGTCGCCTGCTATCTCGTCGCGCTGTATCTCGGTCAGGTGCGGGGCACCAAATGGGGGGACGAGATCCGGGCCGTCGTCCGGGACCTCGCGCGGATCTCCGGCGAGGTGGAGCGGGTGCTGCAGACCATGGAGCCGGTGCGGGAGCTCGCGCGGTCGCTGGCCGACAAGGACACCGTGCTGTTCCTGGGACGGCACGTGGGGTATCCGGTGGCGCTGGAGGGGGCGCTGAAGCTGAAGGAACTGGCTTACATGCACGCGGAGGGCTTCGCCGCGGGCGAGCTGAAGCACGGGCCGATCGCCCTGATCGAGGAGGATCTGCCGGTGGTCGTGGTCGTGCCCTCGCCTCGGGGGCGGTCGGTGCTGCACGACAAGATCGTGTCCAACATCCAGGAGATCCGGGCGCGGGGGGCGCGCACGATCGTGATCGCGGAGGAGGGGGACGAGGCGGTCGTGCCGTACGCGGACCATCTCGTGCGGATTCCTGTCACGCCGACCTTGCTTCAGCCGTTGGTGGCGACGGTGCCGTTGCAGGTGTTCGCCTGCGAGTTGGCGACGGCTCGGGGCAACGAGGTGGATCAGCCCCGGAACCTGGCGAAGTCGGTCACCGTGGAGTGAGTCGGGGCCGTCCCGGCGGCGGGACGGCCCCCTCGGCCTGTCGTCGGCCCGTCGCCGGCCTGTCGTCGGTCTTCGTCAGGTCTTCGGCCGGGCGTCGGTCTTCGTCAGGTCTTCG
This window of the Streptomyces sp. NBC_01275 genome carries:
- a CDS encoding DUF389 domain-containing protein — protein: MLHLRLITPSDRTDDVVRLIEKTVGTAHLVVVPGAARNPAGDVVLCDVAREAGDELLTALQELGLDKSGSIAVENIDLSLSLRADKAEAEAPGEGADAVLWEHLTDATHEESTLSVTYLAFITLATMIAACGVVLDSAVLIVGAMAVGPEFGPLAGISTSIVQRAPRLALRSLIALLVGFAAAMAVTVGFSLFMDALDLFSQDQLDAARPQTGFVYAPDAFSFIVAVLAGAAGTLSLTSAKSGALVGVAISVTTVPAAANAAVALSYGDTEQTWGSTEQLLLNLLGIILAGTLTLLAQKYFWSRQRLRTHSG
- the rplM gene encoding 50S ribosomal protein L13, whose translation is MRTYSPKPGDVTRQWHVIDAQDIVLGRLATTAASLLRGKHKPIYAPHVDTGDFVIIINADKVHLSGNKRTQKMAYRHSGYPGGLRSVRYDDLLANNPEKAVEKAVKGMLPKNTLGRQMLSKLKVYKGDQHPHGAQQPVPFEITQVAQ
- the coaA gene encoding type I pantothenate kinase is translated as MPRSAHRHRPEATPYVDLTRSEWSALREKTPLPLTAEEVEKLRGLGDVIDLDEVRDIYLPLSRLLNLYVGATDGLRGALNTFLGEQGSQAGTPFVIGVAGSVAVGKSTVARLLQALLSRWPEHPRVELVTTDGFLLPTRELEARGLMSRKGFPESYDRRALTRFVADIKAGKDEVTAPVYSHLIYDIVPDQRLTVRRPDILIVEGLNVLQPALPGQDGRTRVGLADYFDFSVYVDARLEDIEQWYLNRFRKLRATAFQNPNSYFRKYTQVSEAESLDYARTMWRTVNKPNLVENIAPTRGRATLVVRKGPDHKVQRLSLRKL
- the rpsI gene encoding 30S ribosomal protein S9, which encodes MAETTAEQPLEETELVDIDSYTTESEVPVEGEYTSESLASRFGDPQPAAGLGRRKNAIARVRIVPGTGKWKINGRTLEDYLPNKVHQQEVNEPFKVLELEGRYDVVARISGGGVSGQAGALRLGVARALNEADVDNNRPALKKAGFLKRDDRAVERKKAGLKKARKAPQYSKR
- the glmM gene encoding phosphoglucosamine mutase; its protein translation is MGRLFGTDGVRGVANADLTAEMALGLSVAAAHVLAEAGTFEGHRPVAVVGRDPRASGEFLEAAVVAGLASAGVDVLKVGVLPTPAVAYLTGVLGADLGVMLSASHNAMPDNGVKFFARGGHKLADDLEDRIESVYEEHRTGAPWDRPTGSGVGRVRSYNEGFDRYVAHLIAVLPNRLDGLKIVLDEAHGAAARVSPEAFTRAGAEIVTIGAEPDGLNINDGCGSTHLGLLKAAVIEHGADFGIAHDGDADRALAVDHTGEEIDGDQILAVLALAMRERGALRSDTVVATVMSNLGFKLAMEREGIQLVQAAVGDRYVLEEMKEHGYALGGEQSGHVIILDHATTGDGTLTGLMLAARVAESGRSLRELASVMERLPQVLVNVPDVDRSRVGDSAELAAAVSEAERELGATGRVLLRPSGTEPLVRVMVEAADIDQARSVAGRLADVVKSALG
- the glmS gene encoding glutamine--fructose-6-phosphate transaminase (isomerizing), giving the protein MCGIVGYVGSQSALEVVMAGLKRLEYRGYDSAGVAVLADGGLAGAKKAGKLVNLEKELVERPLPTGSTGIGHTRWATHGGPTDANAHPHLDNAGRVAVVHNGIIENFAALRAELAERGHELTSETDTEVVAHLLAEESSSGADLAEAMRLVCRRLEGAFTLVAVHADEPDVVVGARRNSPLVVGVGEGEAFLASDVAAFIAHTRSAIELGQDQVVELRRDGVTVTGFDGRPAEVRSYHVDWDASAAEKGGYDYFMLKEIAEQPKAVADTLLGRIDASGSLTLDEVRIPSGVLREIDKVVVVACGTAFHAGLIAKYAIEHWTRIPCEVELASEFRYRDPILDSRSLVIAISQSGETMDTLMALRHAREQGSKVLAICNTNGSTIPRESDAVLYTHAGPEVAVASTKAFLTQLVACYLVALYLGQVRGTKWGDEIRAVVRDLARISGEVERVLQTMEPVRELARSLADKDTVLFLGRHVGYPVALEGALKLKELAYMHAEGFAAGELKHGPIALIEEDLPVVVVVPSPRGRSVLHDKIVSNIQEIRARGARTIVIAEEGDEAVVPYADHLVRIPVTPTLLQPLVATVPLQVFACELATARGNEVDQPRNLAKSVTVE